The Toxorhynchites rutilus septentrionalis strain SRP chromosome 1, ASM2978413v1, whole genome shotgun sequence genome contains the following window.
agagtagcactttttgatccccaaaagtactcctccataagaatcatttctatccaggcgaataatgttaaaatcgtggaagttgagttcagtgtcagaagaaagccatgtttcagagagggcaaatatatcacaatcataattttgaagtaaaaattagaACGAATCTAGTtttggcactagactacggcagttccattgtagcacattgatcatatcttctactacgctaggggaattatccatcgaatgatatgattgatgcaaggaggggccatgaagcagtcaattgcttaagataagactttgaagatggaagcaaggcagaaataaagcttctgagggggtcttgaatttttaacgtgtttagtatgaagtccacaatgtccgaaaaacctatcaatcctcgattagacgcgaattttctacgagaagttcgaggagcagcgtttttatttctctcttctctgggtaatgacgtaaaatccttgctgcaaccaggaactggctgagaaggagccttcggattcgtttttttattactattacccttggaattagacaatcttccgagggtcacTATAGGTTTCTTATGGTGCACCgttggtgaagagagctttctttttgatgattcatcctttattgaagattctggtgcagccgtaatatgaccctcatcagaatcagagtccgattcttgagatgacaaaaccgaaaattggttttcatcttgagcggctgatgcggtctttagcatttcagcataagtccgcttggagcgtccagcgatagaacgcttcactttatcggagtgctgtttgtacctcgGGCACTCctgtagagggtgaggattctcgccacagtggatacatttttccactgtttgtgtgcaagaatcctcactatgtttcTCGCCACATTTaccgcaacgaaatttgttgccgcagtggctaaacgagtgtcccaactttttacagttggtacaattataaacccgtggtacaaacaggcgcactgggaaaaaaatattttctactttcacatagtttgggagaacagaacctgcgaaagtaatccgaaaagagtgcgagggcttataaacttttttgttttcttccaaagatgctgaatgcaggtttctaacatccaggatctttacaagatcacctatcatcgagtttttgaaaGAACCCGaagcttttttcaattcatcgactctcagactcgcgtcggttactacgccttctatctccacctctcgagaagggatgtagatgtgatatTCCCTGTTAAAAgcttcgtggtcaacaatcttgttggccacatcaaaagtcagTGCTCCTACACGCAGTTtatccggtctctctttatgtatcgagacgccTGAAAATtgacgcagcaaatctcttgaaatatcaagagttctcaacgattttcccttgggccgaaagaaaacaacccatggtccctttgaggtcgattgataatagcgcgtccgcgcaacaatgGCATCGGtagatgtcataacggttgcgcaaacggtgcgcaaccgtctatgaaaaaaaaaaacacacacacacacacgcacgcgcgctcaaaaactcaacttaaaactaacttagactaataattaacttaaatttaagaaaaatatataaatatatatatatctcaaaaaaaaaattcttcaaaaaaaaaaaacaaaatactaatttgCGGTGTCCGAACAACCTTGAACACCCCTATTCGAAGCTATACAACACCGCACGCTACGAGGTAAACACAATAGCGTGACGgcaaaagttgttgttgattATACTTCTCTATGATGAAATCGATGCCGctggaaccaattcacagaTCAGCCCTTCCCTTTGCCATTTGCTATGAATCTCATTCGCATGTATTTTGCTGTGAAAATAGGAATTAGAATTATTTTATACAACACACATACCTTCTTCACTGCCGAGATTCAAACCCATGACATTTGCATCGATAATCCTCCATCGAACCATTTGCTCCGTTAGACCACTTAAACGTTCAATCTAAATCTCTCCTACTACTACAGCAGGGCATTCGCAACGGAATCATTGGTTAACGCAGCTGTATAAATAACGGAGTCGAACACGAGCCTCGAAAACGCTTGCAGCTTGCTTATTTCAGTAGTACGTCATGTGTTGTACAAAAACTGCTTTACAGTTGAAGACACGTTATGAGATATCATCTGGGTACACTGCTCCACGGTACTCGgaatctaagtggtgcggactcaatccacttcattcccaagcaaattcatgcatgttttcaagcgatttcttgcaataaattttcagaccaccagagatgccagatttacaaatatgtttgaaaatttacagacatatctgtaaaacattcatcacatctattcatcacatcaaaaatatttgactcaccatatgacatttttccagaaTGCagaaagttattatatttagtacatatcaatacacatgacgttagaccagcgatactcaacctgcggcccggcagtccttctggttggccaatctggtgtgtatgaagtttggaactcatacacataagtacttttgccttgacatcattgcagacgaaagagaggatacggttattcacaattaatgaaaaattgcattctctgcaggtaaggaaaaatcttgaacgaaattgtctctgataattattttctgttctagataagattgttttgctgatatgcaaggagatttattgaaaaatagttaagttagggtcaggactatgtcttctaagtatttaaacaacatcgaataaaaattttcattctattttcaacaacttacatttgctttcgggtctgcttatgacgaaatatgggttactgttcgatattgttacgacagacatggttcatggccgtgtggtgatctaaaacttgtatagccttgcatggcggatggaaaatatacactgcatttttttataaatttcatcaacgacaagaccgcaagccttggtggatgtccaatgtatcaacggagaaatactgttttttataaaaattaaaaacgcgtatgtatgtttatgtatgtatgtgtagatcgttgaaacatttaaacacacttacagcacataagttattaagtggtccgaaaaatcattttttccactttttcccaaaaatgacaaatgaaaattaataacttttgaatcactgaatcgatttagatgatcgacatataaaattgacctagccttttattaaaaaatatttaacttgcgaaaaaaataattatatactaaaatataattattgattgtagtcgttttttatttttttatgactttggactagaaggcgctatatttttttatattttttcttgaaagctgaggattttttacacaacatatctcgatatcagggttgctattttttcgttttttagatatgatttttaaaaaaatcatttttccccatttgcccaaaaataactttctgaaaaaaatcataacatttgaactactgaaccgatttagatgatcgatatattaaattgaagccaataagcaaaattcacacttgcgggaagattggattctaatagcataggtctagtttagtcacatatgaatattgatcgaagacttaaaacatgttaaatttacaaaattctaacttaaaaacgataattatagcatctccgatatcgagatatgttaggtgaATAatgctcagctttccataaaaaatataaaaaaatatagcgctcctatctttaaccgagaaaactatgaaaaactatctcaatcaataattacaaaaacaaatttttttcgcaaaagtaatattttttcaaagaaaaataactcgtaagcttcaatttgatatgtcgatgatattaatcggtccaatagttcgaaagttatgactttttgtagtgggaaaaatggggaaaaattgtttttcgaaccatcgattagttttgaaaaatcatatttcaaaaacgaaaaaaatagcatctctgatatcgagatattttatgtaaaaaattctcagctttcaatccatattaaaaataggatccatattatatgcaagttgaatatttctcaattaaagctcattggcttaaatttgatatgtcgatcatctaaatcggttgagtggttcgaaagttataaatttttgaaaaaagtcattttgggaaaaagtggaaaaaatgatttttgggatcaccctaaaatggaaatgggcaccctaatgacaaattaaaaaaaaggcgggtgggtaatgtcggggacataaccggagtgacgtaggactatacaaaggggacagcttctgttaaatatatattttaaatatattgttttattttcttctcctacgtgaatacctacctatctacctgaaaaatggattagtttactgtttactctttatgaatatgttgatggttctgaaaagaacctttggtgttgtgtttttgttatcactcgatattcccatcttgttcggttaaaccttcctgtttagctattgcgtttgccactcgccacagctttcacagttggaaagtttctacccatccagcttgtgacatgttgttcagtaaattacatttaatgcgacgtgccggagaaacactttgccactcactgaaactaattgttgccttgatgagcgccgaaccgaagcactccgacggccgaaactctataatcgctgttaggtatactggtgctccggcaccaatccgttcggcttagttacccttgcggagcaatcagtgaatgcgaccaacagggaactggagacctgcacggttcgagtgagactatgcctttcccttaacttgttctcctttgttacgtccacgataccgatgccgtacaaccacacgggtttacggtttgaaagaaaataagatatttttttggggtccgcgtgttttatactctagcggtacacactcacaggatagagacaaatcggcagactcagccagaggggcgagtccaacgagacgaacgactgagcgttaaaagggagcgatggcaaaaaaatacattcattacgatttgttcgctcgttggattcacatgcaggctaaaaagggtccttttcaggatcacaaaataatcttcaatctaaagagtttattgttttgttatcactcgatatccccatcttgttcggctaaacctttctgtttagctattgcatttgccactcgccacagctttcacagttggaaaatttcttcccatccagcttgtgacatattttacagtaaattacattcaatggcacgtcgcattaccaccactcagtgtcggattggaggtaattttaacctgtaattgaacatttgcgatgacagtggtacagtgtcgactttcaactaTACGACAAcgactctatgtttacaaaaatgtccaacaaaatatctcgcattacaggtccgtccaattagctaaatgtcgagataagtgtaaattactgtactttcaatctagaagcaatttaagaattggtgaaaatcaataagctcagaacaactgccgaattcacatactcatcagatcctggcaaacaaattatgaaaaaatcaatttgtgttttatgattattttggataatgttttagaaagcattgaactgtatttcctaaactcttttttggaaggtttaatggccctgaaaagcgccttgttttatggaatggttccaatttagaaaacttagtactcgtggttttgaaaaatgtgggatgaaaaatgacagcggctttttttgtttataaacaaagtagATCAAATCTTTATGCTATATAGCGGTCCCCACCAACATATACCTACGCTGGGctggtttcaatcgaactagctgttgtgtctcacaacccgaACGATCAGGCGAGTCGTCAGCTAAAGCAATACGGCACAAGCCCACCGGTTATTAAGAGCCACCTCTTTTATATACCCGctagcaaagctcccacaatcgctgagtttccaatcccagcagcaacggcaacaaccctcacgtcccgtagaacagcaatgcagacaataacttgcagcagtcaccgaaacactaCAATGATGCCAATAGCGTAAACAaaacggcagcggagcggggatttttaagctgactggctggctcgagaattacgcatgtgtgagactgcgaccaatgtttcgttcatttttttctttttcctttccaatcgtgcttcattctatttcgctgctgctctggttgcccgttttggtcggtacgatttgaggagcacaaaacggaccaatcaaaaatgggcacatagtgcattttaacaatgcttgatatttcacaattattcaattatttatctcaagaaaaattaaatgttattcgttattatagatgcgtagatatatttcctatcaattgatgcaaaaacctttgcgatctattgagaaatgctcgagttagaagcgttccaaatcttgcattttttcctacttgttcagtgcctagatttccatttcagcccctatatcttccggttagacgtagtcctacgtcaaaatacaagTTTaacgttttgcgataaagaacaaaattaccacttttgacgaagatctgagaaccactatattagtttggcatggaatggctgtatatatatacagaatacaatcttacgtgcatcgtgatgtacaaagtattaatgaatatgtgaaaattaacgttaaaagacatttctatagatctgcacacttttacagacttttccacatttttaacagacattcacatgtttttacagactttttttaaaaatcatctggcagctcttccttccactttttatcgaatatttccaaatcgtAGGAGTAAACATTAACGTGACTctgattttgtttgtttttattacgttcggaaaaacgttatgacaaagagaggggacattaacaatgcgttgctcagtgaaaggctgagatgctctttcagagatgcaatggttaattaaacaattgacggaaaaatgtagttcgttcattttataattttacttatttttacccttgacaacaatacctcttttatagtgttgattatcataagaaaaataacactcctgatcgttggatctcttttgacatttcaattggatcttttttgacagccgttttgattcagtccgcactacctagctcGGAATACTGCACACAAACCGTCAAAATCGTTTTTGTTTACAATCTGCTACCAAAGTGGTTCTCTCCGTTTTTCTTGTCCGTGTTAAtacgtgtaaaaatgaacaaaGGTTAGCAACTGTTTATAATAAATTCAATAGTATTGCCCAATCTTATCAAATTCATTTTAGGAGATTACTTCAACGTTGTGCAAACATTAGAGGCAGGGACTCCGATGCTGTCGGTGGTTCCGCATCAATGGATAGAAGGGAAGTTTCTGTTATGGCCTGGGAAGAATGCTAGCGTTATATGTAAAGATGTTTCTTCGAAACCTACTGCTTCTTGGACAAAAATTCCCTGTATAGTTAAGAGGAAGTACATTCCAACATACGCTGAAGCGGAACAGGAGGTCGCTGATTTATCGGGAATGTCCACAGATGTATCAGACTACATACCGAAGATAAAACATGCAAAAAACGCCAAGACTGTTGCATCCAGAAAGAGTTATGATTTTAATCACCTCATGGGTAAATGTATGTGtctctttacataaaaaaatgtgttgcagagcttattttatctgtgttttttcacaattcaGCCGGCTCATGCTCTCCATATTTTCATCAAGATGCATCCACACAAAATCAACTAAATCCTCCAGCTGCTGTCTCTCAGCCATTAGACAGGCTTCACCTCCAATCTGAACCTACAAAACCGCCGCAGGACTTTCAAGAAGAAGTGAACCGACGATCTTCTCaacaatatcaacaacctcagCCAatcttcgaagttatcaatcaagATAACCTTTTGCAGCAGAGCGCAATGGAAGACAACCTTATTTCCGGAGGATACGTGCTGAATATTGAGCAGGTATGGGAGTGTCAAAATACCGATTGATCATTAGGAGTCAAGCAAAAGGCTTGCGTCAGTCATCGATCCATCGCCGTTTCAAGCGGATGGCGGAAAGGTCCATTAAAAGTAAGATGAATTTGCTTTTACAACTTGTGTCtataataatttattgaatACTTTTTAGGTTCAAGCGATCTTGATAAATCCAGCCTATCAGAAGGCCATTATCCTAGTACAAATAGAACAAAAGAAGAAAACGTCGAACAGGAATCTGGGAACGTGAAATATGAAGATGATGGAGACACTGATGACAACAATTATGGTGACGATGAAAATGACGGCAACGATGATAGTGAAGTTGACTGATGACAAGATGACAAGGATATCGCTTCTCGGCCTAAAGGCTAAGATCAAAGAAAAGATGACAAGGATGAAAATAAAGAATATAACGCTGCACGTTACGAACTGCCTAGGTATTTTATTTCTTTCCATAATTTACATATTATTTGAAgcgctttttttatttatcgtaCATATATATAACTGTTTTTCCTTGTTTTATGTAATAAAAATGTTTGCAGACTGTCTCACGAAAAAGTATATGAATGTAATAAGATTGTGATTTTTGATATATTTCATGATATTATCCTGCACAAATTGTATGGAGAAGTGGAAGTAATACAATGGTGTTTTGTGTGTAAGGAACCGCTACGAATTTGCAAGTAATATCGTTTATGTTATATGTTTTACctgatttcaaaaataattttactagaaaaatatacaaatatgATGAACGAATGGGGAGCTCGAAAAAGTTGGAGTAGTTCTGTACGGGACAGCCATGCAAAGTAATACCACCGTTACAATCAGTCGTAGCATCTATCATTTTTACAatctctaaatttttcgttaagAACCAAGCATCTTTAAATGAATTGCTAATCCTAAATTCGTTTTTAATTTCACAGCGAACATAAGATCCTCGTCTGATTATTTTCGGAGTAATGTTTTCGGACATTTTGTCTCCTCTCTCGTGTATCGCGTTCCTCTCGAGCATCCTGTTTACAACTTGCTCTAAACAATTGTTACCCTGCCGGACGAGGTTTTTGATTTGGAATAAGTAGCTTTCGAATGGGTATGCTGATATAGTATATAAGGAACCAAATTGGTTCACATCTCCAACAATATGTTCTAGATTGTGAATGTTGCTGGTTATGTACTGTACTGTAAATTCTAATGAATTCCtcaataaatttttcaaaaagagCTTGTGCCAAAGGTCGAAGAGCTACATGAATATCAGTAGAACAAATTGTTACTGCCGTAAATAAAAGTAAGAAATGATTATATAATGTTTCATCCAACACATCCTTTAACACTACAATCCCTAGATAGTTCAGAAATGTGCGCCACTCTGTGCCTTTCCAAAAAGGTAGGCAATCGGTACCTCGCATTTTGCGATGGATTTCTTTCGGTAATTTTATGCTTCCTATTGCAGCTGACAACCGTTGTATATGATGACTACTGAATTTTCCTGTATAACCTAGATTACCCACTTGCCATCCTGTTAATAAGCGTTTCATGACTCCTAACTCTAATAGATGCAATGGATCGGCAACCACGAAATCCTTGATCATATCGAGGCCTGGAATTCTTTGTAAAGGTGATTCCTGAGTGGTGTGATGCTTCCCATAACCTTTCCTACGGAATATCGCATCAGTGCGCAATGGACAATGGAGAGAAGGAAACACTACCGTGCGAGACAAATAAGAATACTCTCCATTTATTGTACACTTCAGGCATCCATCTTTTCCGTTGAAGTTCACGACTCCTGAAAATGAAGAGTTCAATATCAGTTGTGCAGTACATTCTTCATACACAGGACATTATTTCATGGGTTAGCGTGATTATATAGCCCATACATAATTTAAGATAATTACTTTATTCACCTTTGACGAAAGCTCGCGCTGGAGAATCGCAGATGAAGCATCTCAATTTTATGCTGATAGTGTGATCATTAACGACAATGCCATTTTCTAGACAAGGAATGATTTCATCTACGAAAGGTGTTAGGAACTCGTTGACGTCTGTAGGTTTGCTCTTCCcatagaatattcctattggcAATGCTTGCAAGTAAGGAAATTCATGAACGTTGCATAAAATTGGCCAAAGTTGAAACTTAGAGCTTTTATGTACGGGTAAACCATCAATGTTAATATTGATACTAATCATAATATCAGTAGATAAATTTTTGAACCATTTCTCCAAACATGCTTTAAATCCGTGATGCCAATATTTACCACCCCCTATCGGTATGCACAGTTTACCGGTACTTTGTGGAGTTTCAAGAAGGGTTCTTGGATCCAAAGGCAGGTTGTCGTCATGGTATTGTTGTTTGATCAATATAAGTAAATCTTTTAAAGCATGATGAGTTATATTATGACGAAGCGCCCACATTCGTAGGGCTTCATCTGAATTACTGCTGTGCTGAGGATTATGAAAGTCACTTAAATCTTTAGACGATTCGTTTGGTGGTTCACAAAATGTTTCGTTCGTTGTtcgttgtttatgtttgttgtcATCATTAGATACTTCAGAGACGAGGTTAATGAAAATATCATTAATACTTGCTGGTGTATTCTTGTCTAGAATAGatatataaatttataatttgaaaCATGTATTCAAGTTTCGTCAATGTATGCTTGTGTTCAATGAATTATACATACGTGTTTCAACATTTTGCCGAATGGAAGAATTTTCTGGTACTGAATCGGAATCTGAGCCATAATTGCTGTTTCCCGAGTAAGTTTGGGAATATAAATGCCTTAGAGTGTTTTCATATTGCTTACgtgtttttatcaattttcgGTGATACGCTCcacttttttatactttttatatattttatccaTATCGAGGTAAACAAATAGCAGAACAGCGCGAGTAATGAACGTCTTTATACCGTGGGCAAACAGCGAAacagaagcaaaattttcagcaaATCTTGACAGAACATTAAAAAACTGTAAAACGTTTATTAAGCATTTGTTAAGTATTCCAATGAGCAAAATGTAAATAGTTGAGTAAAAgctatatttcagaataaaaatttcgtTTGTTCAGCTCTTTTCGTGAGTTGTTGAACAAAAACTTTATTTTGGCCTGAACAATCTTTTATGCAATGTATAGTTCAGCATATCGTTTTATTAAGCACTCTTTACTATTGTTCGATCATAATTCAACTGACTAGTTTAATTGCAGCTAGCGATTGTTTGTTGGGGATAAAGATTAATTTGCCTCCCAAAATGGTTATAGCCACCAGGTGTCGCCACTGTCATTCGTCATCGAGGATAAAGTGACAGCCAAGCTGTTCAGTTGCTGAAAATGTGTATACACGCACAGCATCAGTCAACTGGTGATCTAAATATGGCGTGCCG
Protein-coding sequences here:
- the LOC129763525 gene encoding uncharacterized protein LOC129763525; this encodes MNKGDYFNVVQTLEAGTPMLSVVPHQWIEGKFLLWPGKNASVICKDVSSKPTASWTKIPCIVKRKYIPTYAEAEQEVADLSGMSTDVSDYIPKIKHAKNAKTVASRKSYDFNHLMGKSGSCSPYFHQDASTQNQLNPPAAVSQPLDRLHLQSEPTKPPQDFQEEVNRRSSQQYQQPQPIFEVINQDNLLQQSAMEDNLISGGYVLNIEQVWECQNTD
- the LOC129763522 gene encoding uncharacterized protein LOC129763522 — encoded protein: MWALRHNITHHALKDLLILIKQQYHDDNLPLDPRTLLETPQSTGKLCIPIGGGKYWHHGFKACLEKWFKNLSTDIMISININIDGLPVHKSSKFQLWPILCNVHEFPYLQALPIGIFYGKSKPTDVNEFLTPFVDEIIPCLENGIVVNDHTISIKLRCFICDSPARAFVKGVVNFNGKDGCLKCTINGEYSYLSRTVVFPSLHCPLRTDAIFRRKGYGKHHTTQESPLQRIPGLDMIKDFVVADPLHLLELGVMKRLLTGWQVGNLGYTGKFSSHHIQRLSAAIGSIKLPKEIHRKMRGTDCLPFWKGTEWRTFLNYLGIVVLKDVLDETLYNHFLLLFTAVTICSTDIHVALRPLAQALFEKFIEEFIRIYSTVHNQQHSQSRTYCWRCEPIWFLIYYISIPIRKLLIPNQKPRPAG